In bacterium, a genomic segment contains:
- a CDS encoding SDR family oxidoreductase, which produces MLSKSVLITGGYGYLGRRIAREFLEKSDIPVQLWIKAKDRSEFKAKGQELCHELCETGGRLRLHAGDLLSEEPFAEIDSAEISTILHTAAVTRFNVDRETAQRVNVEGTEKLLRFAESCPNLNQVVFLSTIYASGLQAGEITEQLWDGEEGFSNYYEWSKWSSEQLLSKQYSHLPSKILRVATVIADSTEGQVFQQNAFHNTLKLIYYGLLSILPGKPQTPLYFVTGDFVTKATYELMHTPEQGTIYHVSHTKNESLTLSELIDLIFEVFEQQEDFKKRRILKPLYSDNESFKLLVDAVHQFAGGVVHQAVSSVAPFSQQLYLSKDVQNSNLRSVLQTYNAPDPAELIKNTCRYLVQTRWGKND; this is translated from the coding sequence GTGCTGAGTAAAAGTGTTCTGATTACCGGCGGATATGGCTATCTCGGTCGCCGAATCGCGCGAGAATTTCTCGAAAAATCTGACATCCCTGTACAGCTGTGGATCAAAGCGAAGGACCGTTCCGAATTCAAAGCAAAGGGTCAGGAATTGTGCCACGAACTCTGTGAAACGGGAGGCCGGCTTCGCTTGCACGCCGGCGATCTGTTGTCGGAGGAACCCTTTGCTGAAATCGATTCTGCAGAGATCAGTACGATTCTTCATACAGCAGCCGTTACGCGGTTCAATGTCGATCGTGAAACAGCGCAGCGAGTCAATGTGGAAGGCACTGAAAAGCTTCTTCGCTTTGCGGAGAGTTGTCCAAACCTGAACCAGGTCGTTTTCCTGAGCACCATCTATGCATCCGGTTTGCAGGCCGGGGAAATCACGGAACAGCTGTGGGATGGAGAAGAAGGATTCAGCAACTATTATGAATGGTCCAAATGGAGCTCCGAACAGCTTTTATCGAAACAATACTCGCACCTGCCATCGAAAATATTGCGCGTGGCAACTGTGATTGCCGATTCCACAGAAGGGCAAGTGTTTCAACAAAATGCTTTTCACAATACTCTGAAATTGATTTATTACGGGCTCCTTTCGATTCTCCCGGGGAAACCCCAAACGCCTCTCTATTTCGTCACCGGAGACTTTGTCACGAAGGCAACCTACGAATTGATGCATACTCCTGAACAAGGAACCATCTACCATGTATCGCATACTAAGAATGAGTCCCTTACTTTAAGCGAATTAATCGATTTAATATTCGAAGTGTTTGAACAACAAGAAGATTTTAAGAAACGTCGAATCTTGAAGCCGCTTTACTCGGACAATGAATCTTTCAAGCTGCTGGTGGATGCCGTCCATCAGTTTGCAGGCGGAGTGGTTCATCAGGCGGTTTCCAGTGTGGCCCCCTTTTCCCAACAACTCTATCTTAGTAAGGACGTGCAGAATTCTAATTTACGTTCGGTTTTGCAAACCTACAACGCTCCTGATCCTGCGGAGCTAATCAAGAACACCTGCCGCTATCTTGTTCAAACACGATGGGGAAAAAATGATTGA